In Bradyrhizobium guangxiense, the following are encoded in one genomic region:
- a CDS encoding Zn-dependent hydrolase, whose product MPDDRPSVDGERVLADLNALRAIGAYKTGVHKPTFSEPHRLSLEWLVRKLSGAALSASIDGIGNVIGTSATPGPKLLAGSHLESQNYAGWLDGPLGVVYALEAARVLNADPSVKGAVEVAAWCDEEGHFGHFLGSRSYVGQVSEADIDAASDRTSGRTMRDALAETGLAGRPRVRVEPGRHVGYIEAHIEQGDTLESGKLAIGVVTSIVGIWQYRINFTGEQNHAGTTRMAARKDAGLALAKFCVAIDERFPAACGPRTVWTTGRITLDPGAPSIIPGGAEMLFQIRDDDPAVIARLEQLLRSMADEASTNGPCAVTVEKLRTGAPAMMNAGFQDAIEAASKALAGGRSIRMPSGAGHDAQMLATVMPAGMLFVPSIGGISHHWTENTADADIVTGAAVFVDACRRILEG is encoded by the coding sequence ATGCCTGACGATCGTCCTTCCGTCGACGGTGAGCGCGTTCTTGCCGATCTCAACGCGCTTCGCGCCATCGGCGCCTACAAGACCGGCGTGCACAAGCCGACGTTCTCCGAGCCCCACAGGCTTTCGCTGGAATGGCTCGTGCGCAAGCTGTCTGGCGCGGCTCTTTCCGCTTCGATCGACGGCATCGGCAACGTCATCGGCACCAGCGCAACGCCGGGGCCGAAATTGCTGGCCGGCTCCCATCTGGAGAGCCAGAACTACGCCGGCTGGCTCGACGGCCCGCTCGGCGTCGTCTATGCGCTCGAGGCTGCGCGCGTGCTCAATGCCGATCCCTCGGTGAAGGGCGCCGTGGAAGTTGCCGCCTGGTGCGACGAGGAAGGCCACTTTGGGCATTTCCTCGGCTCGCGTTCCTATGTCGGACAGGTCAGCGAAGCCGACATCGACGCCGCAAGCGACCGCACCAGCGGGCGCACCATGCGCGATGCGCTCGCCGAGACGGGACTCGCCGGCCGCCCACGTGTCCGCGTCGAGCCGGGCCGCCATGTCGGATATATCGAGGCGCATATCGAGCAGGGCGACACGCTCGAAAGCGGCAAGCTCGCGATCGGCGTCGTCACCTCCATCGTCGGCATCTGGCAATACCGTATCAATTTCACCGGCGAGCAGAATCACGCCGGCACCACGCGCATGGCCGCGCGCAAGGATGCCGGGCTGGCGCTGGCCAAATTCTGCGTCGCGATCGACGAACGTTTCCCGGCCGCCTGCGGTCCGCGCACGGTCTGGACCACCGGCCGCATCACGCTCGATCCGGGCGCGCCGAGCATCATCCCGGGCGGCGCCGAGATGCTGTTCCAGATTCGCGACGACGATCCCGCCGTCATCGCCCGGCTGGAGCAGCTGCTGCGGAGCATGGCGGACGAGGCCAGCACAAACGGTCCCTGCGCCGTCACCGTCGAGAAACTGCGCACCGGCGCGCCCGCCATGATGAACGCAGGCTTTCAGGATGCAATCGAAGCCGCGAGCAAGGCCCTCGCTGGTGGACGATCCATCCGCATGCCGAGTGGCGCCGGCCACGATGCGCAGATGCTGGCAACCGTCATGCCCGCCGGCATGCTGTTCGTGCCGTCGATCGGCGGCATCAGCCATCACTGGACCGAGAACACCGCCGACGCCGACATCGTCACCGGGGCAGCGGTGTTCGTCGACGCCTGCCGGCGCATTCTCGAGGGCTGA
- a CDS encoding MFS transporter → MSSADRPSTRLATRLAFLVAGFGIACWAPLVPFAKMRLGVDDGVLGLLLLSLGIGSVVAMLLTGIVSARYGSRPVIVAGGFGLALVLPLLAVASSPATLALALFAFGAALGSIDVAMNIHAVEVERAAARPLMSGFHALFSIGGFAGSALMTALLSLQFGPLACTLACSVLMLIAMVVTWPRLLRSVQVQEGPLFVLPHGSVLLLALLGAITFLVEGAMLDWGALLVIGAGLVTEAQGGAGYIVFSIAMTVGRLGGDAVVARIGDHATLLWGSLIAIAGFVVLLTAPVAAVAIAGFLLVGLGASNLVPVLFRRAARQTVMPTGLAVAAITTAGYAGVLIGPAGVGFVARLGGLPMAFWLLAALTGLVTLSARIVTKDAGRPLAA, encoded by the coding sequence ATGTCTTCCGCCGACCGGCCCTCGACACGCCTTGCGACCCGGCTTGCGTTCCTCGTCGCGGGCTTCGGCATCGCGTGCTGGGCGCCGCTTGTGCCGTTCGCGAAAATGCGGCTCGGCGTCGACGACGGGGTGCTTGGACTGCTGCTGCTCAGCCTCGGCATCGGCTCGGTCGTCGCAATGCTGCTGACCGGGATCGTAAGCGCGCGCTACGGCAGCAGGCCGGTCATCGTTGCGGGCGGTTTCGGCCTGGCGCTGGTCCTGCCCCTGCTCGCGGTCGCAAGCTCGCCCGCAACGCTGGCGCTGGCACTTTTCGCATTTGGCGCCGCGCTCGGCTCGATCGACGTCGCCATGAACATCCACGCCGTGGAGGTGGAGCGCGCCGCGGCACGCCCGCTGATGTCAGGCTTCCACGCGCTGTTCAGCATCGGCGGCTTTGCCGGATCCGCGCTGATGACGGCGTTGCTCTCGCTGCAATTCGGCCCGCTCGCCTGCACGCTGGCCTGCTCCGTCCTGATGCTGATCGCGATGGTCGTGACCTGGCCGCGCCTGCTCCGCTCCGTGCAGGTGCAGGAGGGCCCGCTGTTCGTGCTGCCGCATGGTTCGGTGCTGCTGCTCGCGCTGCTCGGCGCCATCACCTTCCTGGTCGAGGGCGCGATGCTCGATTGGGGCGCGCTGCTCGTGATCGGCGCGGGTCTCGTCACCGAAGCGCAAGGCGGAGCCGGCTACATCGTGTTCTCGATCGCAATGACGGTGGGACGGCTCGGCGGCGACGCCGTGGTTGCGCGCATCGGGGACCACGCGACATTGCTGTGGGGCAGCCTGATTGCGATCGCGGGTTTCGTGGTCTTGCTCACGGCGCCTGTTGCGGCGGTCGCCATCGCCGGATTCCTGCTGGTCGGGCTCGGCGCGTCAAACCTCGTGCCAGTGCTCTTCCGCCGGGCGGCGCGGCAAACGGTGATGCCGACGGGGCTTGCGGTCGCAGCGATCACGACTGCGGGCTATGCAGGAGTCCTGATCGGTCCTGCCGGCGTCGGCTTCGTCGCACGTCTTGGGGGATTGCCCATGGCGTTCTGGCTGCTGGCCGCGCTGACGGGCCTCGTCACGCTGTCGGCGCGCATCGTCACAAAGGACGCGGGTCGCCCCCTTGCCGCCTAA
- a CDS encoding ATP-binding protein — MEKAGEPLHVGGRALDILILLAERPGEVVDKRELVKRIWADVNVDEGSLRFHVAALRKVLGDTGKSGRYVLNVPGRGYCFVAPFAQAAPQAASVSAEIVPPRSLPTQLAKMVGREDVIEKISNGLTLYRFMTVVGPGGIGKTAVAVAVGHRRSADFGGRVFFVDFGPLRDAGHVTTTIASALGLTVSSEDPAPAILTFLKAGPTLLIFDSCEHVLDILAPLVERMVREAPLLRVLATSRESFRSEGERIFRLFPLDCPPERVGLDVAEVLAYPAAQLFVERIAQSSGPFQLSAEEAPLVASICRRLDGIALAIELAAGRVNAYGIAGTASLLDSRFSLQWRGRRTAVPRHQTLAAALDWSYDLLPPAESATLRRLSVFAGPFAPEAAAAVASGDGLSPSETLEAIDSLVTKSLISPSGSRTLRYRLLDTTRTYALGKLSELGENRQFARRHAEHFRDLFAHAGADTSMPLPEWLSTYGGELDNVRVALDWAFAPDGDARLGIALTATAVPLWVRLSLFAECRERCRTALAALGDDGGNDRIRMQLLSALGWSLMYGEGRAREARPILETTLELAERLDDKDFRLRALWGLSIDQFNNGQFGRARALADRFANAAMNSSDSTDLMLSDRLMAVALHYLGDQNEARQRIDRVNASLHVLVEKPKIFPLDLRISTQYFRARILWLQGFADQAQALAAKNIEEGRANGHALTFCSVLGQAACPIAFWSGDFDAAERHGAELLEHTERHAIRPWGMWARAFNAAVMARRGDIATALPLLRDELNRAGDARFLPRFLPLLGELAACFLAADQIDRGLDVIEDVLTRCNDRQELWYLPELIRIQGELMQRTARHSGDAEARFREAIDIAVRQGARFWQLRCATSLARLMIGTGRGADAKAILDHVCEAFVEGSEIADMRTARDLIGQLRA, encoded by the coding sequence TTGGAGAAAGCGGGGGAGCCGCTTCACGTCGGCGGCCGCGCGCTCGATATTCTCATCCTGCTGGCCGAGCGCCCCGGGGAAGTCGTCGACAAGAGAGAGCTGGTCAAGCGCATCTGGGCCGACGTGAATGTCGACGAGGGCAGCCTGCGCTTTCATGTCGCAGCGTTGCGCAAAGTGCTCGGCGATACCGGCAAGTCGGGCCGCTATGTCCTCAATGTGCCGGGTCGCGGCTATTGCTTCGTCGCCCCTTTCGCTCAGGCCGCGCCGCAGGCCGCATCCGTCTCCGCCGAAATCGTCCCTCCCCGTTCACTGCCCACTCAGCTTGCGAAGATGGTCGGACGCGAGGACGTCATCGAGAAGATCTCGAACGGCCTGACGCTCTATCGCTTCATGACCGTGGTCGGCCCGGGCGGCATCGGCAAGACCGCCGTCGCCGTCGCCGTGGGGCATCGCCGGTCGGCGGATTTCGGCGGCCGCGTCTTCTTCGTCGATTTCGGCCCGCTGCGCGACGCCGGCCATGTCACGACCACCATCGCCTCCGCCCTCGGACTGACCGTCAGCTCGGAGGATCCGGCGCCGGCCATCCTGACATTTCTGAAGGCCGGACCGACCCTGCTGATCTTCGACAGTTGCGAGCACGTGCTCGACATCCTGGCCCCGCTCGTGGAGCGCATGGTTCGCGAAGCGCCGCTTCTTCGTGTTCTCGCAACCAGCCGCGAGTCGTTCCGAAGCGAGGGCGAACGGATTTTCCGGCTGTTTCCGCTGGATTGTCCGCCCGAACGCGTGGGTCTCGACGTCGCCGAGGTCCTCGCCTATCCCGCCGCCCAGCTCTTCGTCGAGCGTATCGCGCAGAGCTCGGGGCCGTTCCAGCTCAGCGCCGAGGAGGCGCCGCTCGTCGCGAGCATCTGCCGGCGCCTCGATGGCATCGCGCTCGCCATCGAGCTCGCGGCCGGCCGTGTCAACGCGTATGGCATCGCCGGCACGGCCTCCCTGCTCGACAGCCGCTTTTCGCTGCAATGGCGGGGGAGACGCACGGCCGTCCCGCGGCACCAAACGCTCGCCGCCGCCCTCGACTGGAGCTACGACCTGCTGCCTCCCGCGGAAAGCGCCACCTTGCGCCGGCTGTCGGTGTTCGCCGGCCCGTTCGCGCCGGAGGCCGCGGCCGCGGTCGCGTCCGGTGACGGCCTCAGCCCCTCGGAGACGTTGGAGGCGATCGACAGCCTGGTCACCAAATCGCTGATCTCGCCCTCCGGCTCGCGGACGCTGCGCTATCGCCTGCTCGACACCACGCGCACCTATGCGCTCGGCAAGCTGAGCGAGCTCGGCGAAAACAGGCAGTTCGCGCGGCGCCATGCCGAGCATTTCCGCGATCTCTTCGCGCACGCGGGGGCCGACACGTCGATGCCGCTGCCCGAATGGCTGAGCACCTATGGCGGGGAGCTGGACAATGTGCGCGTGGCGCTGGACTGGGCTTTCGCACCCGACGGCGATGCGCGGCTCGGCATCGCGCTGACGGCGACCGCGGTGCCCCTGTGGGTACGCCTTTCGCTGTTCGCCGAATGCCGCGAGCGCTGCAGAACGGCACTGGCGGCGCTCGGCGACGACGGCGGCAATGACCGCATCCGCATGCAGCTGCTGTCGGCACTCGGCTGGTCGCTGATGTATGGCGAGGGGCGCGCGCGCGAGGCGCGTCCGATTCTCGAGACGACCCTGGAGCTGGCCGAGCGTCTCGACGACAAGGACTTCCGGCTGCGCGCGCTCTGGGGCTTGAGCATCGACCAGTTCAACAACGGGCAGTTCGGCAGGGCCCGCGCGCTCGCCGACCGCTTTGCGAACGCCGCAATGAATTCATCCGACAGCACCGATCTCATGCTGAGCGACCGGCTGATGGCGGTCGCACTGCATTATCTGGGCGACCAGAACGAGGCGCGGCAGCGTATCGACCGGGTGAACGCCTCGCTGCATGTGCTGGTGGAGAAGCCGAAAATCTTCCCGCTCGATCTCAGGATATCGACGCAATATTTCCGGGCCCGCATCCTGTGGCTGCAGGGCTTCGCCGATCAGGCCCAGGCGCTTGCCGCCAAGAACATCGAGGAGGGCCGTGCCAACGGCCACGCGCTGACCTTCTGTAGCGTGCTGGGGCAGGCCGCCTGTCCGATCGCATTCTGGTCCGGCGATTTCGATGCCGCCGAGCGCCACGGCGCCGAGCTGCTCGAGCACACCGAGCGCCACGCGATCCGGCCATGGGGAATGTGGGCACGGGCCTTCAACGCCGCGGTCATGGCAAGGCGCGGCGACATCGCGACCGCCCTGCCGCTGCTGCGCGATGAGCTCAATCGCGCCGGCGATGCGCGCTTCCTGCCGCGCTTTCTTCCTCTGCTCGGCGAGCTCGCTGCATGTTTCCTGGCGGCCGACCAGATTGACCGCGGCCTCGACGTGATCGAGGACGTCCTGACCCGATGCAACGACCGGCAGGAACTCTGGTATCTGCCGGAGCTGATCCGCATCCAGGGAGAATTGATGCAGAGGACCGCGCGGCATTCGGGGGATGCCGAGGCGCGCTTTCGCGAGGCGATCGACATTGCCGTCCGGCAGGGCGCCCGCTTTTGGCAGCTGCGCTGTGCAACCAGTCTCGCGCGGCTCATGATCGGCACAGGCCGGGGCGCGGACGCCAAGGCGATTCTCGATCATGTCTGCGAGGCGTTTGTCGAAGGCTCTGAGATCGCCGATATGCGCACTGCCCGCGATTTGATCGGGCAATTGCGCGCTTGA
- the msrA gene encoding peptide-methionine (S)-S-oxide reductase MsrA, whose translation MTTERAVLAGGCFWGMQDLIRKQPGVISTRVGYTGGHVKNATYRNHDGHAEAIEIIFNPAKTSFRTMLEFFFQIHDPTTLNRQGNDIGTSYRSAIFYTSNEQKKIAEDTIADVEASGLWPGKVVTEVAPAGEFWEAEPEHQDYLERYPDGYPCHFIRPGWKLPRRAAAVGG comes from the coding sequence ATGACGACAGAGCGCGCAGTTTTGGCCGGGGGCTGCTTCTGGGGCATGCAGGATCTCATCCGCAAGCAGCCGGGGGTGATCTCCACCCGCGTCGGCTACACCGGCGGGCATGTCAAGAATGCGACCTATCGCAATCACGACGGTCACGCCGAAGCGATCGAGATCATCTTCAATCCCGCCAAGACCAGCTTCCGGACCATGCTGGAGTTCTTCTTCCAGATTCATGATCCCACCACGCTCAATCGCCAGGGCAATGATATCGGCACGAGCTATCGCTCCGCGATCTTCTACACCAGCAACGAGCAGAAGAAGATCGCCGAAGACACCATCGCCGACGTCGAAGCGTCCGGCCTTTGGCCGGGCAAGGTGGTGACGGAGGTCGCTCCCGCTGGTGAGTTCTGGGAGGCCGAACCCGAGCATCAGGATTATCTCGAACGTTATCCGGACGGCTACCCCTGCCACTTCATCCGGCCCGGCTGGAAGCTGCCGCGCCGCGCGGCGGCCGTAGGAGGCTAG
- a CDS encoding cupin domain-containing protein, whose translation MPRQHQPDEDRFRAILPEDIAWQPFPAFPPGARLAVMVGHPSEAGPYVVRVRVPGGTKLMPHKHPEDRIYTVMSGVFYIGLGERFDGNEVKAYPPGSVIVLPGETWHFHWAKSGEYVTQVSAIGPLGLEYHDDQDDPRLHPAAEER comes from the coding sequence GTGCCTCGCCAACATCAGCCGGATGAAGACAGGTTCCGCGCGATCCTGCCGGAGGACATCGCGTGGCAGCCGTTTCCCGCCTTCCCGCCGGGCGCTCGGCTAGCCGTGATGGTCGGTCACCCCAGTGAAGCCGGACCCTACGTGGTCCGGGTCAGGGTGCCCGGCGGCACCAAGCTGATGCCGCACAAGCATCCCGAGGATCGCATCTATACGGTGATGTCCGGTGTGTTCTACATCGGGCTCGGCGAGCGCTTCGACGGCAACGAGGTCAAGGCCTATCCGCCGGGCAGCGTCATCGTGCTGCCCGGCGAGACCTGGCATTTCCACTGGGCGAAATCAGGCGAATATGTCACGCAGGTCTCCGCCATTGGACCGCTGGGCCTCGAATATCACGACGACCAAGACGATCCGCGCTTGCATCCGGCTGCGGAGGAGCGCTGA
- a CDS encoding OsmC family protein — protein MIRKAKAVWKGTGRDGAGHLSSESGVLAQTPYSFKTRFENEKGTNPEELIAAAHAGCFTMALAFGLQMAGFTPDELSTEAAVTLEPEGKGFKISKSALTLRAKVPNLDDAGFAKIAGEAEKNCPVSKVLNAAITLDAKLD, from the coding sequence ATGATCCGCAAGGCAAAAGCAGTCTGGAAGGGCACGGGCCGTGATGGCGCCGGCCATCTCTCGAGCGAATCCGGCGTGCTCGCGCAGACGCCCTATTCGTTCAAGACCCGCTTCGAGAACGAGAAGGGCACCAATCCCGAGGAGTTGATCGCGGCCGCGCATGCGGGCTGCTTTACGATGGCGCTGGCCTTCGGCCTTCAGATGGCCGGCTTCACGCCGGACGAGCTCTCGACCGAGGCCGCCGTCACGCTCGAGCCCGAAGGCAAGGGGTTCAAGATCAGCAAGTCCGCACTCACACTGCGCGCCAAGGTGCCGAACCTCGACGATGCCGGCTTTGCCAAGATCGCCGGCGAGGCGGAGAAGAATTGCCCGGTGTCGAAGGTGCTCAACGCTGCGATCACGCTCGACGCCAAGCTGGACTGA
- a CDS encoding enoyl-CoA hydratase/isomerase family protein has translation MNRPERTFTTDEIRLERRLPTYWRGTFDMPPVNIFGPRHLPLLSDIVTAIETDPEVKVVVFDSAVEGFFITHYDFLAPPEDSLAIPPGPTGLQSLPDTLVRLSRAPVVSIAAIRGRATGVGSELALASDMRFASREKAILSQWEVGAGLVPGGGPMARLPRLMGRGRALEVLLGADDIHGDLAERYGYVNRSLPDAELDGFVEALAMRIASFDKQAIAETKRLVDVASLPPDVEIKPEWDAFLAALGRPASQPRLKALMARGFHRAGDVENRLGFHVGQIGS, from the coding sequence TTCGACATGCCGCCGGTGAACATCTTCGGCCCGAGGCACCTTCCGCTGCTCAGCGACATCGTCACGGCGATCGAGACCGATCCGGAGGTGAAGGTGGTGGTATTCGACAGCGCTGTGGAAGGCTTCTTCATCACGCATTACGACTTCCTCGCGCCGCCGGAGGATTCGCTTGCCATTCCGCCTGGGCCGACGGGCCTGCAGTCGCTGCCTGACACGCTGGTGCGTCTCAGCCGCGCGCCGGTCGTCTCCATCGCTGCGATCCGTGGCCGCGCCACCGGAGTCGGCAGTGAGCTCGCGCTCGCCAGCGACATGCGCTTTGCCAGCCGCGAGAAGGCGATCCTGTCGCAATGGGAGGTCGGCGCCGGCCTCGTGCCCGGCGGCGGGCCGATGGCGCGCTTGCCGCGTCTGATGGGCCGCGGCCGCGCGCTCGAAGTGCTGCTCGGCGCCGACGACATCCACGGCGATCTCGCCGAGCGCTATGGCTATGTCAACCGGTCGCTGCCGGATGCCGAGCTCGACGGCTTCGTCGAGGCGCTCGCGATGCGGATCGCCTCGTTCGACAAGCAGGCAATCGCCGAGACCAAGCGTCTCGTCGACGTTGCGAGCCTGCCGCCGGATGTCGAGATCAAGCCGGAGTGGGACGCATTCCTGGCTGCGCTCGGTCGCCCCGCGAGCCAGCCCCGCCTCAAGGCGCTGATGGCGCGCGGCTTCCACCGCGCCGGCGACGTCGAGAACCGGCTCGGCTTCCACGTTGGGCAGATCGGCAGCTGA